Proteins encoded in a region of the Sphingomonas jaspsi DSM 18422 genome:
- the prfA gene encoding peptide chain release factor 1: protein MKTISLDRIVSIETKKSDLAQAMARPDLAPDDFVRLSKEYAQIEPVAAAAREVRRLRAELEVLTGLANDSSAEAELKEMAVVEADEIREKLPEAERALAIQLLPKDAADERAAMLEVRAGTGGDEAALFAGDLLRMYQRYAEEQGWKFELISASSSDVGGYKEAVASIAGNGVFARLKFESGVHRVQRVPATESGGRIHTSAATVAVLPEAEEVDVQIDDKDLRIDVYRSSGPGGQSVNTTDSAVRITHLPTGLVVIQQDEKSQHKNKAKALKVLRTRLFELERERLASERAGARKSMVGSGDRSERIRTYNFPQGRVTDHRINLTLHKLDAILEGPGLNELVEALIAEDEAERLAGLDDA from the coding sequence ATGAAGACCATCAGCCTCGACCGCATCGTTTCGATCGAAACGAAAAAGAGCGACCTTGCGCAAGCGATGGCGCGGCCGGACCTGGCGCCGGACGATTTCGTGCGCCTGTCCAAGGAATATGCCCAGATCGAACCCGTCGCCGCCGCCGCGCGCGAGGTGCGCCGGTTGCGTGCCGAGCTGGAGGTGCTGACCGGCCTCGCCAATGATTCGTCGGCGGAGGCGGAGCTTAAGGAAATGGCGGTCGTCGAGGCCGACGAAATTCGCGAAAAGCTGCCCGAGGCCGAACGGGCGCTGGCGATCCAGCTGTTGCCCAAGGACGCCGCCGACGAGCGCGCCGCGATGCTCGAAGTGCGCGCGGGGACAGGGGGTGATGAAGCCGCATTGTTCGCCGGCGACCTGCTGCGCATGTACCAGCGTTACGCCGAAGAGCAGGGCTGGAAGTTCGAATTGATCAGCGCCTCGTCGTCGGACGTCGGCGGCTACAAGGAAGCGGTCGCGTCGATCGCCGGCAATGGCGTGTTCGCGCGGTTGAAGTTCGAAAGTGGCGTTCACCGCGTGCAGCGCGTCCCCGCCACGGAAAGCGGCGGACGCATCCACACCTCCGCCGCGACCGTGGCAGTGCTGCCCGAAGCGGAGGAAGTGGACGTCCAGATCGACGACAAGGACCTGCGCATCGACGTCTATCGCTCGTCGGGTCCCGGCGGGCAGTCGGTCAACACCACCGACAGCGCGGTACGCATCACCCACCTGCCAACTGGCCTCGTTGTCATCCAGCAGGACGAAAAGTCGCAGCACAAGAATAAGGCCAAGGCGCTGAAGGTGCTGCGCACCCGCCTGTTCGAACTGGAGCGCGAGCGCCTCGCCTCTGAACGGGCCGGTGCCCGCAAATCGATGGTCGGCTCTGGCGACCGGTCGGAGCGGATTCGCACCTATAATTTTCCGCAGGGACGGGTCACCGACCACCGCATCAACCTCACGCTGCACAAGCTCGACGCTATTCTTGAAGGGCCGGGCCTGAACGAGTTGGTCGAGGCGCTGATCGCCGAGGATGAGGCCGAACGTCTAGCGGGCCTGGACGACGCGTGA